In the genome of Fusarium poae strain DAOMC 252244 chromosome 1, whole genome shotgun sequence, the window TGTAAGACCAAAGGGTTTCTGATCACGTACAAAGCTAACGCTGCAAGGTTTGCCATGTTCACATCAAAACCGCCCTTTCAATCTTCGACTACGGATGAAATTTACCGACGAGCTCGAGAGAGGGATTACGATTGGCCGTCTGCAGAGACATCTCGAAGATATATTAGCCAGGAAGCTAAGGAGCTAGTTGCCAATATGCTTCAGGACGCTGAAAGTCGACCGGAACCGGAGGAGATCATTCAACACCCTTTCTTCACCTGTGGCTATATGCCTACCGAAGCAGAGATGACTTCTCGGTTAAGGGAAGTTCCACCAGAGCGTGAAGAGTTCTATGCCACACGTATGAGCAGCTCACTTCAAGCACAATCTTACAGAAATTTCAAAGACATGTGTCGGGACTGTGGCATTGGTCCTTTCGCCCCTGTACAGGTTGTCCACACGCAAACCTGGAAAGAAATGGCTGCCGAAGAGAAGGCTGGGCTGACTCCCTTGATCCCACTTGAGGAAGGCATTGTGTATAGACCATTTGAAGAATGGCTCAAGGAACAGCAGCAGATCAAGGCCAGGTATACAGCATCAGTAGCGGCCCAGGCAAGCATCGCGACCGAGGATCCTTTATCTACCAGCCAGAGAGCCCCAGTAGGTCTACTACGCCAACCCCCTCAGAGCTTCGCCGCACAACAGAGATTACAACACAGGCCTGCCGGGCCTGCGTCCCAAGCGAAGCCGCGTCCAGCTCCGGAACCCGCGCTTTCAGCCTCTCAGAGCGTACGAACGAGGACACGGAGAGAACTGCCTCGCGAAGTACCCCCAAGGGCAAGCGTTGAATCTGCTGGCAAAAGTCTGCGAACTTCTACTCGATCTGCACCGCCGGTTAGAGCAGCCTCTCAACAGCCCCCAGAACGACAACTATCCGAGAGACCCACACTTGACCGTCAGGCATCTGCTCCAGCGACTACCGCTCCTCCTGCGCCAGCCGCACCACCCAAGAAAGAGGCCAGTGGGATGCGTCCTGCAACGTTATTTGGTGCATCTGAACGACAATCTAGAATTTCGGGTACCAAACCTGATATGATATTGGATCGTTTACGAGCCCTTGACAAAGAATTGGAACGAGCTCTTAACTCGAGATCGACTGCTATTGTTAAGTCGACGTCTGTCACACCGCCTCATCCGCATGTAGTTGTGAAGTGGGTTGACTACACCAACAAGTTTGGTCTGGGATATATCCTGAATGATGGTAGCGTTGGTTGTATTCTTCGTGATATCCCTACTACGGAAAACGGCAAGGCAGCCTTGCTTCCTCCCGCTGGAGTGTTCATCCGTGGTGCAGAGAGGCACATTGTTCGACGTGAGGATGAGACTTATGAAGATAGAAGCCAACCTCTGCCCATGACCGAGCCTATCAAGTTTTTTGAGAACAACGGTGAAAGTGGACTTTCGGAAGTGGTTGTTTCTCCTGAGCAATTCCGAGTGTCGGTGAATGAGGATGGAACTGCTGGCAAAATGCAGCCGGGTAAAGACATCTTCCAACACCGAAAGCGCGAAAGAATCATCCTTTGGAAGAAGTTTGCCAACTATATGATTGCATATGGACGAGACGAT includes:
- a CDS encoding hypothetical protein (BUSCO:4780at5125); this translates as MADIKTKTAAQLKAVKEKEHPPPPPTEVPEPPSADRPDGATYQVGKILGKGGFAVCYSGQLLPTKQRFALKIVKSHMPPKMEQKFQTELQIHSKMKHKNVVQFLRAFSYEKCTYLILELCPNGSLMDMVKRRKGLTEPEVRFYSVQIAGAIKYMHNKGIIHRDLKMGNIFLDSQMNAKIGDFGLAALLVTGRDMHTIRRTTLCGTPNYIAPEILEKGKKGHDHMVDIWSLGIIMFAMFTSKPPFQSSTTDEIYRRARERDYDWPSAETSRRYISQEAKELVANMLQDAESRPEPEEIIQHPFFTCGYMPTEAEMTSRLREVPPEREEFYATRMSSSLQAQSYRNFKDMCRDCGIGPFAPVQVVHTQTWKEMAAEEKAGLTPLIPLEEGIVYRPFEEWLKEQQQIKARYTASVAAQASIATEDPLSTSQRAPVGLLRQPPQSFAAQQRLQHRPAGPASQAKPRPAPEPALSASQSVRTRTRRELPREVPPRASVESAGKSLRTSTRSAPPVRAASQQPPERQLSERPTLDRQASAPATTAPPAPAAPPKKEASGMRPATLFGASERQSRISGTKPDMILDRLRALDKELERALNSRSTAIVKSTSVTPPHPHVVVKWVDYTNKFGLGYILNDGSVGCILRDIPTTENGKAALLPPAGVFIRGAERHIVRREDETYEDRSQPLPMTEPIKFFENNGESGLSEVVVSPEQFRVSVNEDGTAGKMQPGKDIFQHRKRERIILWKKFANYMIAYGRDDVAPVEETDPAGAISPGQKGTVAELVTFYQRFGDVGCWVFCDGHLQFNFPDHTKIVLDAQGHWCHFWHLPQDAAERLAATGTIGAAALDDRAMLSYPLQTLLNFHKPSATRTATARSAKAPARTRLEIAPELQGIPAANDFRRKISFIRDVVREWVMNGGLGNSQMSRESRLRWGGHRETISSHAPQKHVWVTVGARWGDQRISTYVDPRKPWELGEDVDPSKK